In Ctenopharyngodon idella isolate HZGC_01 chromosome 20, HZGC01, whole genome shotgun sequence, the following proteins share a genomic window:
- the prrc2c gene encoding protein PRRC2C isoform X1, producing the protein MSEKSGQSTKAKDGKTKYATLSLFNTYKGKSLETQKTAVAARHGLQSLGKVAVSRRMPPPANLPSLKAENKGNDPNVSIVPKDGSGWASRQDQPGDERQQETPPPQPKPTVPQTSDAPLGGSRSWANSKQSGQLDGAPRMSSQFHQEFPSLQAAGEVEKSGDQEDEPYGPGPSLRPQNVGSWREGGGRNLNVAPSSSETDSKPSEELGVGSGTPSPSGDSDEAGKPSAGEGREKRDARDRLPPTAPQHKLNGGQQPPGAGGMSSQFHAAQFRSMMPPYMFNAYPRGPFPPVQGGFRYPGQQEMSKGPRSGRPPQPPSQPWLQDPDRPSIVSATELKELDNLDTDADEGWAGAQMEVDYTEKLNFSDDEENHSAKEKGDSWEWMTKVDRMRSRNIDVQEGWKEGAEERSDSKSSWMESGDHRAPSPGNIVHYSKTDQQGQTVGRSVGSGGPRVTKLPTTAPPAGEEETEAWRQKRKKQSELSEAVERARRRREEEERRMEEQRLAACKEKLKQLEEKRRPSTTETTKPTTQAHGDHQDVTETVPKLPAETPPPQPQPPPPPAQQPCLPMPNHERTEPTVEEVPQFVTRQPSPPVHRTAPEPQSKVDTAVTEEVHRQLERQPMRDYFSAEEPRVEEPQLSLSRLDHSVNEDAPLPSQLENEGDTGTAVRPSVTSGYSKQFQKSLPPRFLRQQEQLKQQQWQQQQQQQQQGGGGPVSPSGGSVPPQHRSLYQPLGPHHQHLASMGFDPRWLMMQSYMDPRMISGRPPIDMPPMHPGRMPPKQLVRREPADNSSSGSDTFDHLTRPIREHGVPSEPRMVWGSDPYPPTEPLPSSATAKGREDGKEPRLDAGLELDRGLSGVYPQDHSPLEPRGKSDFFRDSSETLSAFSRITEEVPSLLQTDRAPVIPSFEPEEVNLSGADEVEAIGQAVLKRSISQGSSHSLKLEEPRFEGLTIAQKTLDFPDTVERPEDKSRKEPFVQGSVINSRSTPPVANDGMHKTEKLILPAPSKQKSEMRWGPRGSGSGRREGPGGERPVRRSGPIKKPVLRDMKEEREQRREKEEQRGERSKKEGPTSKGVPSAAVETSDGLKPSGDGKKVVVEPEVGVVTGGAKSRDLQTTVGSTVSTAAEEKPDMPSNNDKRPEPKLPSRKESNLPPRAYRRDERERERERDRERDRERDRDVEREKDWPSDYKGRGRGEYYSRGRSYRGSYGGRGRGSRGRSRGDYPYREPRSRADFPLSATGTAGFRCREESETRSESSDFEVLPKRRRRRGSDTDSESEGRESASDTGASDREPSTKPSRPLRRELPESQSSKSASGFAAGHISEKPGTRNEDGRPKPGFLLKGEAARRGKGGLHSRRGGGRERGGHRSAPFRRAAVKEGSQWPSKPMETFRPEEAETSRTDSTPSERRHTKYDNKKIGEGGQSMRERPRRPRAARPPRQDKPPRFRRLKEREAAVFAGEATPGMPAPTSVSPTLSKAPGTLVTLPEGVVDATTAPSLTPDVTSTELSVTETVVPEMGATTVVAAGSKSPDLSNQNSSDQANEEWETASESSDFNERREREDKKQLEAAMTATTSSSSAVPTQISGGQNKSPTDSVAIPKRELASASKRSFSSQRPVDRQNRRGNSGPKSGRGYPGGKSERRGGSGAKSGRRGAAAQNAEAGQAGTGQKSGKEPAPGRRKEEAKQAVKKPKEKENALSQFDLNNYASVVIIDDHPEVTTLEDPQSNTNDDGFTEVVSRKQQKRLQDEERRKKEEQTAQNWSKKGSGEKGRGGGGSKLPPRFAKKQQQQQGMAAGQQQQQPSAPAPQTQSVLQQQQPQPQQAISVSQHNLPASNQSTSSPQPLEGAVAPLAPPPVDFSAKSQTHSTLGTELWENKVAGSTVLSDVKKLGPISPPQPPSVSAWNKPLTSFTGTVTPEGVKAGADTGVELGMDSIQFGAPSSAGSTDSDGVPTLLEKTSDNKLPEPKEQRQKQPRAGPVKPQKLPDIPPPEHKEYKPGPIGKERSLKNRKAAKDVRQSDGEGLDKSGTGGNRDRDSSSPTKDKVPELGGDIEGMITAPSAEYSSSSKESVTDYTIPSSSLADNVPTAGTKMEESLVTPVALPHPLPIQRREALQQSSSLATVSPATVDLTLKMESARKAWENSPSLGEKSSPVTSSASPITSGGGAGSASFNSFSSASVPQIPVASVTPSTSLSGSATYTTSSLSTKSTSASDPPNICKVKPQQLQSSGMSSTNFSQLGCAPSLLPQQQTPQVFVSQSAAGSAAQIPAFYMDTSHLFSTPHPRLAPPTMAQQQGFQPGLSQPTAVQQIPIPIYAPLQGQHQHQAQLSLNTGPPVSQPQDLFSSSLQPYRSQQAFMQNSISQTSPMMLSGTPLHSYPGVQPPDLGKPQSNLAFQQTSNTQHIPILFEPQMNQPSGMGGSQLIDTHLLQRQGMSQHSNLYSGQVQQQSSYYSSTQSPSSALQQVTVPVPGSQLSLPNFGSGGGQPLLALPQSLPPTPPQGPPPSLNRQPPSNPPYRGLIGQNTHSMMQPSNKMCEMDLKLFSGGMDMKPGTPPVSARSTTPTSSPYSFLVCVLRASSTSPSSQSSKMNSMLYPKQFQSGSAGMRIAQHFPGQFNPQMLSQANMVSPLVRPPHANSFPGGVQRSPMGPPMSPNLSGGLMPHPRPQHPPRGPSGPPLAPRGTHAALKAEQDLKAKQRAEVLQSTHKFFSEQQQLKAPVSKPTRMEGAGKPTDSITSNHQGAPSDRTESDKPAPLATTKPIRTGPIKPQAIKPEEGK; encoded by the exons ATGTCCGAGAAGTCAGGGCAGAGCACCAAGGCAAAGGATGGCAAAACAAAGTATGCAACCCTTAGCCTCTTCAACACATACAAGGGCAAGTCTCTGGAGACCCAGAAAACTGCAG TTGCCGCCAGACATGGGCTCCAAAGTTTGGGCAAAGTTGCCGTTAGTCGACGCATGCCCCCTCCGGCTAACCTGCCCAGCCTGAAAGCTGAGAACAAAGGCAACGATCCCAACGTTAGCATCGTACCCAAGGACGGCAGCGGATGGGCCTCCAGACAGGATCAACCAGGAGACGAACG GCAGCAAGAGACCCCTCCACCACAGCCCAAGCCAACTGTGCCCCAGACCTCTGATGCCCCTTTGGGAGGCAGCCGCTCCTGGGCCAACAGCAAACAGTCTGGGCAGCTGGACG GAGCTCCTCGGATGAGCAGTCAGTTCCATCAGGAGTTTCCGAGTCTGCAGGCGGCGGGTGAGGTGGAGAAATCAGGTGATCAGGAAGATGAACCCTATGGACCGGGCCCCAGCCTCAGGCCTCAGA ATGTGGGTAGCTGGCGAGAAGGTGGAGGCAGGAACTTGAACGTTGCTCCCAGCTCCTCAGAGACTGACAGTAAGCCCTCTGAGGAGTTGGGTGTGGGTAGCGGCACACCATCTCCCTCTGGGGACTCTGATGAGGCAGGAAAACCCTCTGCTGGTGAGGGCAGAGAAAAAAGGGATGCCAGGGACAGGCTCCCACCTACTGCCCCTCAGCATAAACTCAATGGTGGCCAGCAACCACCGGGAGCGGGAGGGATGTCATCTCAGTTCCATGCTGCCCAGTTCAGGAGCATGATGCCGCCATAT ATGTTCAATGCTTACCCCCGAGGGCCCTTTCCTCCTGTACAAGGCGGCTTTAGATACCCTGGACAACAGGAGATGTCTAA GGGTCCAAGGTCTGGAAGACCCCCACAGCCTCCCTCTCAGCCATGGCTGCAGGATCCAGACAGGCCATCAATTGTTAGTGCCACTGAATTAAAGGAGCTAGACAATCTGGACACTGATGCTGATGAGGGTTGGGCAG GTGCCCAGATGGAAGTTGACTATACTGAGAAACTGAACTTCAGTGATGATGAGGAGAACCATTCAGCTAAGGAGAAAGGCGATAGCTG GGAGTGGATGACTAAAGTTGATCGTATGCGGTCAAGAAACATTGATGTACAGGAGGGATGGAAAGAAGGAGCAGAGGAGAGGAGTGACAGCAAGAGCTCATGGATGGAAAGTGGAGATCACAGGGCTCCCTCCCCTGGCAATATTGTCCATTATAGCAAGACGGACCAACAG GGACAAACTGTTGGACGTTCTGTGGGAAGTGGTGGCCCACGTGTTACAAAGCTGCCCACTACAGCACCCCCTGCTGGTGAGGAGGAAACGGAAGCATGGCGACAGAAACGGAAGAAGCAGTCAGAGCTCTCGGAAGCAGTGGAGCGTGCTCGCAGACGGCGTGAGGAGGAGGAACGGCGCATGGAAGAACAGAGACTTGCTGCCTGCAAAGAGAAACTCAAACAACTGGAGGAGAAACGTCGACCTTCAACTACAGAAACTACTAAACCAACTACGCAAGCTCACGGTGATCACCAGGACGTGACTGAAACTGTGCCTAAACTACCTGCTGAAACTCCACCCCCTCAGCCTCAACCACCACCTCCCCCTGCACAGCAACCCTGCCTTCCCATGCCAAACCATGAAAGGACAGAGCCAACTGTGGAGGAGGTGCCACAATTTGTTACTCGGCAACCTAGCCCTCCTGTTCATAGGACTGCCCCAGAACCCCAAAGCAAGGTTGATACTGCTGTAACTGAGGAGGTGCATAGACAGTTGGAGAGACAACCAATGAGAGACTACTTCAGTGCTGAAGAGCCCAGAG ttGAGGAGCCTCAGTTGTCTTTGTCTAGACTGGATCATTCTGTTAATGAAGATGCACCTCTTCCGTCTCAACTGGAAAATGAGGGAGACACGGGGACTGCTGTTCGCCCTTCTGTCACCTCTGGATACTCAAAACAGTTCCAGAAGTCTTTGCCACCCAGGTTCCTTAGACAACAG GAACAGCTTAAACAACAACAGTggcagcaacaacagcagcagcaacagcaaggTGGAGGGGGTCCGGTCTCTCCCTCAGGGGGTTCTGTACCACCTCAGCACAGATCCCTATACCAACCTCTTGGCCCCCACCACCAACACCTAGCCTCGATGGGCTTTGACCCACGCTGGCTAATGATGCAATCTTATATGGATCCTCGTATGATTTCTGGACGGCCACCAATAGACATGCCTCCTATGCACCCCG GGAGAATGCCACCTAAGCAGCTGGTACGACGAGAGCCTGCAGACAACAGCAGCTCTGGATCAGACACTTTTGATCATCTGACCCGACCAATCAGAGAACATGGAGTTCCCAGTGAGCCTCGAATGGTCTGGGGTTCTGACCCATATCCCCCAACAGAGCCCCTGCCTTCCTCTGCCACCGCTAAAGGTCGAGAAGATGGCAAGGAGCCAAG ATTGGATGCTGGTCTGGAGCTGGATAGAGGTCTATCAGGTGTCTACCCTCAGGACCATAGCCCACTGGAGCCCCGGGGCAAAAGCGACTTCTTCAGGGATTCATCTGAAACCTTATCTGCTTTTAGTCGTATTACCGAAGAGGTTCCAAGTCTCCTACAGACTGACAGAGCACCAGTCATCCCTTCCTTTGAACCTGAGGAGGTTAACCTCTCCGGTGCAGATGAGGTTGAAGCCATTGGACAGGCTGTATTGAAACGGAGTATCTCTCAAGGCTCCAGTCACTCTTTGAAACTGGAAGAGCCCAGATTTGAAGGACTTACCATAGCACAGAAAACCCTAGACTTCCCTGATACTGTGGAAAGACCTGAGGACAAGTCCAGAAAGGAGCCTTTTGTTCAAGGGTCTGTGATCAACAGCCGTTCCACTCCTCCTGTGGCTAATGATGGAATGcacaaaactgaaaagcttATCTTACCTGCGCCCAGCAAGCAGAAATCAGAAATGCGCTGGGGACCCCGTGGATCTGGATCCGGTAGGAGAGAGGGTCCTGGAGGGGAGCGGCCAGTCAGGAGATCTGGACCTATTAAGAAACCTGTACTGCGAGACATGAAGGAAGAGAGGGAacagagaagagagaaagaagagCAGCGAGGTGAGCGATCCAAAAAAGAGGGCCCTACTTCCAAAGGTGTTCCTTCAGCTGCTGTAGAAACGTCCGATGGACTAAAGCCCTCTGGTGATGGGAAGAAAGTAGTGGTAGAACCTGAAGTAGGAGTAGTGACTGGTGGAGCAAAATCCAGAGATCTTCAGACAACGGTAGGTTCTACTGTCTCAACTGCTGCTGAAGAAAAGCCAGACATGCCTTCAAATAATGACAAACGTCCTGAACCCAAACTACCCTCTCGCAAAGAGTCTAACCTCCCTCCCAGAGCTTATCGCAGAGATGAGagggagcgagagagagaacGGGACAGAGAGAGGGACAGAGAGAGGGATAGAGatgtagaaagagagaaagactgGCCATCTGATTATAAAGGCCGTGGTCGGGGAGAGTACTATTCCCGTGGCCGGAGTTACAGAGGCAGCTATGGTGGGAGGGGCCGAGGTAGCCGTGGCCGAAGTCGAGGGGACTACCCATACAGAGAGCCACGGTCACGTGCAGACTTTCCATTAAGTGCCACAGGTACGGCTGGGTTCCGCTGCCGGGAAGAGAGTGAAACCCGTAGTGAGAGCTCAGACTTTGAAGTCTTGCCCAAGCGCAGACGCAGACGAGGCTCGGACACAGATTCTGAAAGTGAAGGCAGAGAATCTGCCAGTGACACTGGAGCATCAGATCGCGAGCCCAGCACCAAACCAAGCAGACCGCTTCGCCGTGAGCTGCCAGAGTCACAATCCTCTAAATCTGCCTCTGGATTTGCAGCTGGACATATTTCAGAAAAACCTGGGACTCGGAATGAGGATGGGCGACCTAAACCAGGTTTTCTGTTAAAGGGTGAGGCTGCACGCCGGGGAAAGGGAGGTTTGCATAGCAGGCGAGGTGGTGGCAGGGAACGAGGTGGCCACAGATCAGCTCCTTTCCGTCGGGCTGCTGTCAAAGAGGGCTCGCAGTGGCCCTCGAAGCCCATGGAGACCTTTCGGCCAGAGGAAGCTGAGACCTCGCGCACTGATAGCACACCATCCGAACGACGGCACACCAAGTATGACAACAAGAAGATTGGAGAAGGTGGACAAAGCATGAGGGAGAGGCCCCGGAGACCAAGGGCTGCCCGTCCTCCCAGACAGGACAAGCCCCCACGATTTCGGAGGCTTAAAGAACGTGAAGCAGCTGTTTTTGCTGGTGAAGCTACTCCTGGTATGCCAGCACCTACATCTGTCTCCCCGACACTGTCTAAAGCTCCTGGAACTCTGGTCACTCTGCCCGAGGGAGTAGTTGATGCCACTACAGCACCTTCTCTCACTCCTGATGTGACTTCAACTGAACTTTCTGTCACAGAGACAGTTGTTCCTGAAATGGGAGCTACTACTGTTGTTGCTGCCGGCAGCAAATCACCAGACTTGTCCAATCAGAACTCTTCTGACCAGGCCAACGAGGAGTGGGAGACGGCCTCCGAGAGTAGTGACTTCAATGAACGGAGAGAGCGAGAGGACAAGAAGCAACTTGAAGCAGCCATGACTGCCACCACTTCCTCCTCCTCCGCTGTGCCCACACAGATCTCTGGGGGACAGAACAAATCACCCACAGATAGTGTGGCAATCCCAAAACGGGAGTTAGCCTCGGCATCAAAGAGGAGCTTCTCCAGCCAGCGACCTGTGGATCGACAGAACCGCCGGGGAAATAGTGGGCCTAAATCTGGTCGAGGCTACCCTGGAGGCAAGAGCGAGAGAAGGGGAGGATCTGGAGCCAAATCAGGACGCAGGGG TGCTGCTGCTCAGAATGCAGAGGCTGGTCAGGCTGGTACAGGTCAAAAGTCTGGGAAAGAACCAGCACCCGGCCGCCGGAAAGAGGAAGCAAAACAAGCTGTCAAAAAAcccaaagagaaagaaaatgctttGTCTCAGTTCGATCTCAACAATTATGCCA GTGTAGTGATCATTGATGACCACCCAGAAGTGACGACGCTGGAGGACCCTCAGTCAAACACAAACGATGACGGCTTCACAGAAGTTGTTTCACGGAAACAGCAGAAACGTTTGCAGGATGAGGAACGGAGGAAGAAAGAAGAGCAGACTGCACAG AACTGGAGTAAAAAGGGCTCTGGAGAGAAGGGCAGGGGAGGTGGCGGTTCTAAACTTCCTCCGCGTTTTGCCAAaaagcagcaacagcagcaaggAATGGCAGCagggcagcagcagcagcaaccaTCAGCCCCAGCTCCACAGACCCAGTCTGtcctgcagcagcagcagcctcAACCACAGCAAGCTATCTCTGTGTCACAGCACAACTTGCCTGCCTCTAACCAGAGCACTAGCTCGCCCCAGCCTCTTGAGGGTGCTGTAGCACCTCTGGCTCCTCCACCTGTAGACTTCTCTGCCAAGAGTCAGACACACAGCACCCTGGGTACTGAACTCTGGGAGAACAAGGTGGCTGGCTCCACCGTTCTCTCTGATGTCAAAAAAC TTGGACCTATCAGCCCTCCCCAGCCTCCCTCTGTCAGTGCCTGGAACAAACCCCTCACTTCATTTACTGGGACCGTTACACCTGAG GGTGTGAAAGCGGGCGCAGACACTGGGGTTGAGTTGGGCATGGACAGCATCCAGTTTGGTGCCCCCTCTTCAGCAGGCAGCACTGACAGTGATGGAGTGCCCACCCTGCTAGAGAAAACCTCTGATAATAAACTACCTGAACCCAAAGAGCAGAGACAAAAACAGCCCCGCGCTGGACCTGTCAAACCTCAGAAG TTACCTGACATCCCTCCTCCGGAGCACAAGGAATATAAACCTGGACCCATCGGTAAAGAGCGTTCGCTCAAGAACCGTAAGGCTGCCAAAGATGTGCGTCAGTCTGATGGAGAGGGCCTGGATAAAAGTGGAACTGGAGGCAATCGAGACAGAGACTCCAGCTCACCTACTAAAGACAAAGTTCCTGAGCTGGGTGGAGACATTGAGGGCATGATCACTGCTCCATCAGCAGAATACTCCAGCAGCTCTAAG GAATCGGTGACTGACTACACAATCCCGTCGTCCTCTTTAGCTGACAACGTCCCCACTGCAGGGACCAAGATGGAGGAGAGCCTTGTGACCCCT GTGGCTCTCCCGCACCCGTTACCTATTCAGCGAAGAGAAGCCCTGCAGCAGAGCTCCAGCCTCGCCACAGTTTCTCCTGCTACTGTAGACCTCACACTCAAA ATGGAATCAGCACGTAAGGCTTGGGAAAACTCGCCTAGTCTGGGGGAAAAGAGCTCTCCTGTCACCTCCTCTGCTTCCCCCATCACCAGTGGAGGAGGAGCAGGCAGTGCCTCCTTCAACTCCTTCTCCAGTGCTTCAGTGCCTCAGATACCTGTGGCCTCTGTCACCCCCAGCACCTCGCTGTCCG GATCCGCGACCTACACAACGTCCTCTCTAAGCACGAAGAGCACATCAGCCTCTGACCCTCCCAACATCTGTAAGGTGAAGCCCCAGCAGCTGCAGAGTTCAGGAATGTCCAGCACTAACTTTTCCCAGCTGGGCTGTGCACCTTCTCTGTTACCGCAGCAGCAGACCCCACAGGTGTTCGTATCCCAGTCTGCAGCAG GTTCTGCAGCCCAAATCCCGGCTTTCTACATGGACACCAGTCACTTGTTCAGTACACCCCACCCTCGATTGGCTCCGCCCACTATGGCCCAGCAGCAAGGCTTTCAGCCTGGACTCTCACAG CCCACAGCGGTGCAGCAGATCCCCATCCCTATCTACGCTCCTCTGCAGGGGCAGCACCAGCACCAGGCCCAGCTGAGCCTCAACACTGGACCTCCGGTGTCTCAGCCTCAAGACCTCTTCAGCTCCTCCTTACAGCCCTACAG GTCTCAACAGGCATTCATGCAGAACAGCATCTCCCAGACGTCTCCCATGATGCTATCTGGGACGCCACTGCACAGTTACCCTGGAGTGCAGCCCCCAGATTTGGGCAAGCCTCAGTCCAACCTAGCCTTCCAGCAGACCTCAAACACCCAACACATCCCCATCCTGTTTGAGCCCCAGATGAATCAGCCCTCTGGTATGGGAGGATCACAGCTGATAGACACGCACCTACTGCAG CGTCAGGGAATGAGTCAGCACTCAAACCTGTACTCTGGACAAGTCCAGCAGCAGAGCAGCTACTACAGCTCAACACAAAGTCCCAGCTCTGCCCTACAGCAGGTGACCGTTCCTGTGCCAGGTTCACAGTTGTCTCTGCCCAACTTTGGCTCTGGTGGTGGTCAGCCGCTCTTGGCTTTGCCTCAGTCCCTTCCTCCGACCCCTCCCCAAGGCCCGCCTCCCAGCCTCAACCGCCAGCCCCCCAGCAATCCGCCCTACCGTGGCCTTATTGGCCAGAATACACACAGTATGATGCAGCCTTCCAATAAG ATGTGTGAGATGGATCTGAAGCTCTTCAGCGGTGGAATGGATATGAAGCCTGGAACTCCACCTGTCAGCGCCAGAAGCACTACCCCCACCTCTAGCCCTTATAG CTTTCTTGTTTGTGTTCTCAGGGCGAGCTCCACAAGCCCCAGTAGTCAATCTAGCAAGATGAACAGCATGCTGTATCCCAAACAGTTCCAATCGGGATCTGCAGGAATGCGCATTGCTCAGCACTTCCCAGGACAGTTTAACCCACAG ATGTTGTCTCAGGCCAACATGGTGTCTCCGTTGGTGCGTCCACCCCATGCAAACTCCTTTCCTGGAGGGGTGCAGCGTTCACCCATGGGTCCACCCATGTCCCCTAATCTGAGCGGGGGTCTGATGCCCCATCCCAGACCTCAGCACCCTCCACGTGGACCTTCTGGTCCCCCATTAGCACCCCGTGGAACACATGCTGCCCTAAAAGCAGAACAGGACCTTAAG GCTAAACAGAGAGCTGAGGTATTACAGTCTACACACAAGTTCTTCTCTGAGCAACAACAGCTCAAAGCTCCAGTAAGCAAGCCCACCCGCATGGAAGGAGCAGGCAAACCCACCGACAGCATCACTTCAAATCACCAGGGGGCGCCATCTGACCGCACAGAGTCTGACAAACCTGCACCTCTAGCAACAACCAAACCCATCCGGACGGGTCCGATCAAACCGCAGGCCATCAAACCAGAGGAGGGCAAATAG